The stretch of DNA CTTTAACAACACATAAATCGAGATTGTGGCATATGTTTCCACAAGAATCCCCAAAAGAGTGAATTTCTGTCGGTCCAAAAACACCTACTACCGGCTTGTAATCTCCAAAGACTTCTTCGAACAGCTTTTTATAGGCCAAAGAAATCGTGATATTACTTGACATCACTTCGATCATGCTTCGAGGACAAGGTGTGGATTTGCCTGTTGTTCCCGTCGTCTCGTAGTAATAGGTCATTTCGTTGATGGGTAAGGAGAGAATGTCCATGTCGGCTTCCCTGAGGGTCTCTTTAGTTGTAAAAGGCAGGTTATTCATCGTATCGATCGTGATAGAATCGAAGCTTCCTGAATAAGGCGCCAGCGCTTTTTGATAATAGGACGAATTCGCATATACATATTCCAGTATTTCTTGTAATTTTCCATTCTGAAATTTAACCAATTCATTTCCCGTCAAACGTCCGCCAAAGACTAAATCACATTCCTCGAGATATTGGTTGTAGTAAGCTCTGTTCTTCTCGTTCATCAAATGCATAGTTGGATCAGCTCCCTTTCTTACTTTTCAGTTAAAATTGTATTCATAGGGTAGGCGCGGGTCTGCGAATTTCACTCAGTACATGACGGATTGCATCCGTTTTAAATTGGATTTCATTCCATTCATCGATGTCCGTGGAATCCGAGACGATTCCTGCCGAAGCCTGGAGATACAGGTCTTCGTCTATTTTGACAATCGTTCGAATGATAATCGTACTGACGATATCGCCGTTAAAGTCAAAGAAGCCAAGCGCGCCTCCATAAGGTCCTCTTTCATATTCTTCCAGTTCTTGTATGATCTCCATCGCCCGAATTTTAGGTGCCCCGGTCAGCGTTCCCGCCGGGAAGGTCGCCTCAAATAATTTCATGGTATTTACATTATTCGGAATAGTTCCCGTCACGCTGCTAACAAGATGAAAAACGTGGGAAAATTCACTAACCTCCATCAGCTCGTCAACCATGACAGAGCCTGGCTTTGCAATTCTTCCAATATCGTTACGCGCCAAATCCACTAACATGATATGCTCCGCCTGTTCTTTCTCACTGTTGACCAGATTATGGATCACAACTTCCCTGTCCTCCGGCGTTCTCCCCTTTCCCTTTGATGTTCCGGCAATTGGCCGGATTAGAACTTTTTCATTCTGCACCTTGAGCTGTAGTTCCGGGCTGTTGCCGATCAAAGCACATGCTCCGCGCTTCCATAAGAACATATAGGGTGAAGGATTAACTTCCCGAAGCAGTCGGTAAATGTCCAAGGATGATGCACTGGTTGTGGTATGCACTCTCGCGCCAAGCTGGACTTGGAAAATCTCCCCGTCGACAATATATTGCTTGGCCTTGGCTACCTTCTTATAGTATTGTTCCTCATCCATTGTGAGCGTGTAATCCGCTGCATGATCCATATTTCGGGATATGACGTCGCCCTTTGGCGAGCCCTTATACGAAGCCGTTAGCAGACGCATCAGCGATACATATTCAGCTTGACAGGAATCGACGATGCTGTTGTTAATGATGGTCGTAATACGATTAATGGAATCATGCTTCAATATACATGAATAATACGTCAAATGGACATCCGGAATCGCCAAATCCTGGATGTTGCTCCGTTCGATCATCTCCAGGTAATGCAGATACTCATATGTAAAGAAGCCAACCAGTCCATGGGAATAACGGATCTTAAGATTATGCTTCGGGTCCATGTTGAACATCTTGCTGATGACCGGAAAAATATCGGAGAATTTTATACCGTCCGCAAGTACGAAGCAATCTTCTTGTTCGGCATACAGACTTATAAAATTATGTTTGAACAGCTGCAGGAGGGAAGGATGATTACTCTGCACATACATCTTGCCCTTCTCGATTACAAGATCAAACTTAGGGAACAGGCCGATGATATCATCGCTGCAATCAATCTTCGGGCCATGCGCGGAATCAAGCAAAAATACATTCTCCTCACCGAAGTTAGAATATAGCTCAGCGAAGATATCAAAAAAAGCTTTATCCAGGTTTAATTGAGTTGCATATTGTGGCACGTCGATCGAGGAAGCCGGGGCATGATGCAGTGCACTGTCAGAATATTTAAGGAACTGTGGCTCGATTTGTGAATTCGGATAACTAGAAGGCTCACATTGGCTGTGCAGCATTTTTGTGCGGTTGATGAATGATTGAAGGAGAGCTTTTCCGTTGTCGGTCATAATTGATTCCGGGTGAAATTGCACACCCTCGATATTATAATCCCTGTGCTTGACTCCCATGATTTCTCCATCACTGGTTTCACAAGTAATTTCCAAACAAGGGGGAAGACTTTGTCTTTCAATCGCTAACGAATGATACCTTGTCGCCGTAAATTCATTCATGTGTTCCATAATGCCTTTGTGTCGAGAAATGATGGTTGACATTTTTCCGTGAAACAGACTCTTTGCATGAACGATTCTCGCTCCAAAAGCTTCACCTATGGTTTGATGGCCTAAACATACTCCGAATATCGAAATCTTCCCGGCAAAATACCTGACCACATCCAGGCATATGCCCGCATCTTTGGGCGCCTTGGGTCCTGGAGAAATGAATATCATATCTGGATGTTTACGTTCGATATCACTGATCGAAATGGAATCATTCCGATAACACTCCACATGATGCCCCAATTCGAGCAAGTACTGATAGATGTTGAATGTGAAAGAGTCATAATTATCAATTAACAAAATATTCATCTCTTATTTTCCCCCTTTGCTTTTGGATGTACTCTACGACTCTAGTGATGCTCTTCTCGAATGCATCGATCGCCTCTTTGTCATTTTCAATGTTGCCAGGAAATGTGGTCCCGTGAAAAAGAGGCAAAAAACCGCTTCCCAAAATGATCATCTCATTGAGCAATATGTTCTCCATGATCTGCGTCGCAGTCGACTCATGTCCATATCTGCGTCCTATTGCCGTAATGATGGCAAATTTATCGCGTAACGGCCTTCCTTGCGTTCTCAGATATCCATAACCTGCACGCTCCAGGAAAGCTTGCATTTTCGTATTCGTGCCAAATGCATATACGACCGGAGCAAAAATAATGACATCCGCTTTCTTCATTTGCTCGACTATCGCTTCCACATCATCGGATATTACACAAGATCCCTTTTGTGAACAAAAATAACAGGAATTACAAGATTGTATATTTTTTTTTTGAAGCTCAATATATTCCACCGATAATTGAGAATGATATTTGTGCCGTTCTATGTACTCCTTAAGCTTTGAAGAATTCCCGTTGTCCCGTGGAGAAGAAAGAAGGCATAACACTTTCACATCGTTCATAATAGTCTCCTTTTTCAGATAATCACGAAGCTAATATTGCCGGGTCAGGCCTCTTCATTGCATCAGTGCCTTCAAATAAGGCGTGTACCGGATCATTTTGAATGGAAAAATGTTTTCTTGCTTTACAGCACTAAAACAGATGAGCAAGAGGAAGTTTAGCGCGATAAGCAAAACTCAACCCCAAATGAATGACGAGAACGACAATTCCCATTTCAGTTCTAAAATGTGGATTATTTTTCTATCAATATAGAGTCAAATGTATATTAATGTCAAGGTTGTTTTTCATTTATTGGAATATTCTATAAGTTTAAATTTTACCTGAATCCGTGAAATAGCTAAAGGCGGAGCCAGTGGTCCTGATGAGATGAAGGGATCGGGGGTGGAAATTGATAAGAGAGCAGATTGGTTTGCAATAAGACATAAGGAAACAGAGCTTGCCCTGGAACAAGCTGTTTTCGAACATATGTTTCTAATGATTCAACCTGACAAACTCTCATAAATACGCCGAAATGTCGGAAACCAGGGACTGTGCCTACCGAAACGGAGCTTAGTCTGCCTCGCGTGCTCGACCATACGTGAAGCCAGCCAGATCAGATTCTCGATCACCGTTTTCATCCGTCTGCGGCTGACCTTCGTTCGCACTGGAGCATCGGGTTCCTGCAGCGAAATTTGCCCAAGGGGCATAAATCGTGAACAGTATTCTAGAAAAGCAAAAAGAACTTGCCAAGTTAATGGATTTGCATTTGCCTAATGAAGGAGTTCATGAAACATCGATACCATCTTTGTTTTTTATACGATACTCCAGCGTATCCGAACCCGCCTACAGGGTATACACCCCCTCCTTCTGTGTAATTGCTCAAGGTTCTAAGGAGGTTCTTATAGCTCAAGAACGTTATGAGTTTGGTCCAGCCGATTATTTGATTGCCTCCATGAACCTGCCGGTAGTCGGCCAAATAATGAAAGCCTCTCCTGAAGTCTAAGATGGGTAGATAAAAGGACGAACAGGATAACCGCCCTTTTATCCATGACAGATTGCATTTAATGCCGTCCATTATGACAAAGGCCTTACTTGACGTATTCAGCCATTACAATATTTCGATATACCCTTCTGTTCCATGCACGCGAATTCGTTGCCCATCTTTTATCAGTTTGGTAGCATTCTCCACTCCGACAACTGCTGGTAAGCCATATTCACGTGCGATAACTGCTCCATGGGTCATCAGTCCACCAACTTCGGTGACTAGGCCTTTTATGGATACAAACAATGGTGTCCAGCTAGGGTCAGTAAAGGAGGTGACTAATATATCTCCATCTTCTAGATCAGCATCTTCCATGTTTAAGATGACACGTGCTCGTCCCTCTATAACTCCGGAAGAAACAGGTAGACCTACAATAGCTTCGGCTGGTAGATTTTCTCGTTTGTACTCACCGGAGAGTGTTTCACCATCAGACGTGATAACACGTGGTGGAGTTAGTTTTTCATATAATTTGTACTCGTCTTTTCGTTTGCTGATGATCTGGTAATCCAGTTTATTTGTGCGTACAACATCGCGAAGTTCTTCAAAAGTGAGATAGTATATATCTTCTTTTTCATGAATAACGCCCGCTTGTACGAGTTGTTCGGCTTCTTTCAGTAAAGACTGCTTATAAACGAAGTAGCGATTAACCATGCCGTATTTTGGATATTCACGATAGCCGATGAAATTCCGGATTAGGTCGATCATTCGTTTTGTTTCTTTGGCTTTTTGTTCACCATCCGGTAATTGCTTCAAGCGATCTAATAACTCTAGCTCCTTGTTCAAAGCTTCCTGCCGCCCTTGCTCAAATTTCCGCCGGCTGGCATTAGGCTCAAAGTTTTTGATATTACTAAGAATCATGGGGACAAGTGTAGTTGGTTTTTCGCTCCAACGAGTTTTAGTAATATCGATTTCTCCGGTACATCGCATTCCGTATTTGTTAAGATAAGCATAGATAGCGTCCCTAGTTTCCTGTCCACCATCAAACTTAATCAGTTCATTCAAAAAATTATCATCTTTTACATGTTGTAAATAATCAATTACTTCCGGATAAGGACGGATCACATCTGCAACATTAAGTAACTCCAGACCCATTTCCGAAGTAATATTGTTTGGTACAGATTGAGAAAGCGTGTCTGCTGCGTTTTTTTCACCTAACCACTCATTCATTTTTTCATTGATCCATGATGAAGCATTTATAGCAGCCATAAATACAGCAGAACTTTGTGGGTCAAATAAAATCTTCTTTAACTCTTGGATATCTTCTAAAATAAAATCAAATAGATCCGATCCTGATTTCGTTTGGATGTTTTGTTTTAACTCTTCTATCGATGTTTGACTCCTCTTAATCAAATCAGAAACGATTGTCGGATAGTTTTCGATTTGTGCTTGAAAACTAGCAGGCGACATACCTTTATTGCTATTAATGGGACTCTGTTCTTTTTTATCATTTGGTAACAATTTTATAAAATCTCGATCTATTATGGTCATAAGTGCATCTTTTGTAAGCGGATCGTGTTGTCCTATGGTATTTAATAAAATTTCTCTGCTGTCAGGTGAAGCCAGCATTTGTGTAACATCAACAAACAATCTTCCGCCGGCTTTCCGCATGGGTGCATGAGTCGTTAACAGGAAAAAAGACAATCCCAATGGTTTCATGGGATCGGTCATCATTTGTTGGTGGCCGACAGATACGTAAACGTGATTTTCTTCATCATTGGCTTCAGGGATCGGGTATAAAGTAGTGATTGGCCGACTCTGGACAATATAAAAGGTATCATGGGCCAAACACCATTCGATGTCCTGGGGGCAACCAAAATAAGCTTCGATCTGTCTTCCGATACGTGCCAGTTGTAAAATTTGTTGTTCAGTAAGTGTTTGAGTCTTCTGCTTATCAGGATCGATCTGCTGTGTCTCTGTTCCGCCTTCTTTTCGTCCATAGATACCCAATTTTTTGGTTGCTATCCTCTTATCGACGATTTCCCCTTCCTGTACTTTATAACAATCGGCAGATACCAAGCCAGAGACCAGTGCTTCTCCAAGTCCAAAACTGGCATCGATTGATAGCAACTTTCGGTTGGAAGTAATCGGATCAGCGGTAAATAAAATTCCTGAAGCCTGTGGGAAAACCATCCTTTGAACGATAACGGATAAATAAACTTGACTGTGGTCAAATCCATTTTGCATACGGTAGATTACCGCGCGATCCGTAAATAGGGAAGCCCAACATTTGCTGATATGCTGCAAGATTGCTTCTTTGCCGATGATATTTAAATAGGTGTCTTGTTGACCAGCAAAAGAGGCATGTGGTAAATCTTCAGCAGTCGCACTAGAACGCACTGCATAAGCATGTTCCTCGCCAAACTGGGAGAGATAGTGAGTAACTGCTTTCACAACATCGGAAGGAATTTCTACTTCCATAATGATTTGTCGAATCTTCCTGCTAATTTCAACAATTTGATCTCGATCTTCTGCTTTTAGCATTGTTAGTTGATCCAACAAAGCATGATACGTTTCGTTTTGTTCGATGGCTTTTTGATATCCCACTGTTGTAACACAAAATCCTTCCGGTACTTGTATTCCTTCAATTTTTGATAATTCCCCTAAATTTAACCCTTTTCCGCCAACGAGCGAAAGCTGCGTTTGTTCCACTTCCTGAAAACCGAGAACCAAAGAACTCATTCAATATCTCTCCTAACCATTAAATTGAGAAAAAATATTTGACAAGAGTTTACCGGCATGGTACACTTAAAGTGTAAGATGCATTAACTTTGATCATATAACTTGGGACAGTCGTAATCTGATTATATCATCGTGTCTGTTTGTGTGCAATATAAAAAGAACCTGGTTAAGCTGTCCAGGTTCTTTTTTTTGATTTCCTGCTATCATTAGTCACATCAAAAACCAGAGTTCGAGCCGAACTCCGTCACTGCATAGTTCCCAAGCGGTCCTATGCAGACCGTTCTTCATTTATTGGAGCTTTTTAAACTCATTTTTTAACCAGATCTGGTTTAAGTGAGAAATGTACTGTTCCATTCGGATAATCAGTTCAACCAGATCAGGCTTTGTTACCTGCATATAACCCTGTCTAACACGTTCTATGTCACGGTCTGGTTTATTGTCCATGATTCAGATCCATGCTTCCACGAAAGAATTGTCGTTATTCGGTCTCTGCCGTCGGCGCTTCCTGAGGCAGCCGAACCTCAAACACGGTTCGTATTCCGCTGCTCTTGGGAACACCTTGAAAAATTTGGTGTTTTAGTGTAGTTTGCAGTTTAAGGTGAATTAATTAATTAGACGCTTATCAAATCGGCAATAGGACCAAGTTCTTGTCCCAAGCAAAGGACAAGAACTTGGTCCCTTAAAATAGAAAACCCGCGCCTGGCGCGGGTTCTTAAGGGACTATGTTCTTGTCTTCTGACACTTTTGGAGCGGGTAAGCAACCCCGTTGCTTTAACCTGCGTGTCCGCTTCTCGGTCATGGCTGCCGGGGCAGGCTACTATCGGGCCGAGCCTCACGCCCGACAGTAGCCTGCCATTGCGGCCATACCCCTTTTCGCTCCCACTCCGTTAAAGCAACTCCGGCGATCGCATAAGGATGCAGATCACAATTTGTATTCTTCTGATAGACCATCCAAGCGACATCGACTCGAGGTCAATGTAATTTATGAAATAAGGTCGCCTCTGTTATCTTATTTGCCAGGGATAATCTTGATTGTCGCTGAGCGGGCGCGGGCACCGATCATAGGGTTGAGATACGGGCTACTATGGTATTTCACACGGTATGCATCGTCGATGAGGTCGTTAATGGGACCGTCAACCGGCTCGAAGGCAACCTCCTTGGTCACATACCGGCGACAGTAATCCGCCCGGCCTTCTGCTGCACCGCGGCTTGGTACCATCGAGAGTTACGTCCATTATATGCTCGTACATAAAGACCATCGCCGATCATAACGGACCAAATCCAGGTCGGGGTCCCGTAGGTCATCCCGTCCTCACGGAACGGCGAGATATGAAGGTCATCTGCCTCGGCGATCTGTCGTAGTTCATCTTTAGACCAAGTGCTCATTATCCAGTCCTCCTTCAATGAAACTTCGATTCAATCCGAACGTCCTCTAGTCCATTTTTTCAATTGTCACCGTAAAATCATCGCTCATACTTGCCAGCTCCTCTATGCCGGATTCAAACTCTCCTAATACAATAACTCCATTCGAAGAAGTGGTAACAGGTCCATTGTAAAATATAGCCAGATTTCCCCATGGGGCATAATAGGCAAATTCGCCAACAGAAGGGCCACTGTTTGATGGTGTAGAATCGGTATTTAATTTCCGTGGCAAATAACTGATTTTTTCATTTCCGACGTAGTCCTCAAATGATAAGGTTATCGGGAGCATTGTCAGAAAGTCTCTGCTCGTTGGATTGTCATATAGATTCACGATGACTTCTTCATTATCGAAAATCAATTTAATTTTGGTATTTTCAACACTTTCGTTTTCATCAGTAGAATTTTGACTGTTCTCCTCTTGTACTTCACCGGGGATACCTGTTTGTTCATTAGTTGAATTATTTCCAATCGTTTCAGCCTCGTCAGGAGTAGAGCCCCCACTGTTATT from Paenibacillus sophorae encodes:
- a CDS encoding DUF2255 family protein; this translates as MSTWSKDELRQIAEADDLHISPFREDGMTYGTPTWIWSVMIGDGLYVRAYNGRNSRWYQAAVQQKAGRITVAGM
- a CDS encoding cyclophilin-like fold protein — translated: MRKILSVALALVLSFTSAACGGNNSGGSTPDEAETIGNNSTNEQTGIPGEVQEENSQNSTDENESVENTKIKLIFDNEEVIVNLYDNPTSRDFLTMLPITLSFEDYVGNEKISYLPRKLNTDSTPSNSGPSVGEFAYYAPWGNLAIFYNGPVTTSSNGVIVLGEFESGIEELASMSDDFTVTIEKMD
- a CDS encoding chorismate-binding protein, which produces MNILLIDNYDSFTFNIYQYLLELGHHVECYRNDSISISDIERKHPDMIFISPGPKAPKDAGICLDVVRYFAGKISIFGVCLGHQTIGEAFGARIVHAKSLFHGKMSTIISRHKGIMEHMNEFTATRYHSLAIERQSLPPCLEITCETSDGEIMGVKHRDYNIEGVQFHPESIMTDNGKALLQSFINRTKMLHSQCEPSSYPNSQIEPQFLKYSDSALHHAPASSIDVPQYATQLNLDKAFFDIFAELYSNFGEENVFLLDSAHGPKIDCSDDIIGLFPKFDLVIEKGKMYVQSNHPSLLQLFKHNFISLYAEQEDCFVLADGIKFSDIFPVISKMFNMDPKHNLKIRYSHGLVGFFTYEYLHYLEMIERSNIQDLAIPDVHLTYYSCILKHDSINRITTIINNSIVDSCQAEYVSLMRLLTASYKGSPKGDVISRNMDHAADYTLTMDEEQYYKKVAKAKQYIVDGEIFQVQLGARVHTTTSASSLDIYRLLREVNPSPYMFLWKRGACALIGNSPELQLKVQNEKVLIRPIAGTSKGKGRTPEDREVVIHNLVNSEKEQAEHIMLVDLARNDIGRIAKPGSVMVDELMEVSEFSHVFHLVSSVTGTIPNNVNTMKLFEATFPAGTLTGAPKIRAMEIIQELEEYERGPYGGALGFFDFNGDIVSTIIIRTIVKIDEDLYLQASAGIVSDSTDIDEWNEIQFKTDAIRHVLSEIRRPAPTL
- a CDS encoding AraC family transcriptional regulator, with translation MNSILEKQKELAKLMDLHLPNEGVHETSIPSLFFIRYSSVSEPAYRVYTPSFCVIAQGSKEVLIAQERYEFGPADYLIASMNLPVVGQIMKASPEV
- a CDS encoding DUF2255 family protein produces the protein MVPSRGAAEGRADYCRRYVTKEVAFEPVDGPINDLIDDAYRVKYHSSPYLNPMIGARARSATIKIIPGK
- the ppsA gene encoding phosphoenolpyruvate synthase → MSSLVLGFQEVEQTQLSLVGGKGLNLGELSKIEGIQVPEGFCVTTVGYQKAIEQNETYHALLDQLTMLKAEDRDQIVEISRKIRQIIMEVEIPSDVVKAVTHYLSQFGEEHAYAVRSSATAEDLPHASFAGQQDTYLNIIGKEAILQHISKCWASLFTDRAVIYRMQNGFDHSQVYLSVIVQRMVFPQASGILFTADPITSNRKLLSIDASFGLGEALVSGLVSADCYKVQEGEIVDKRIATKKLGIYGRKEGGTETQQIDPDKQKTQTLTEQQILQLARIGRQIEAYFGCPQDIEWCLAHDTFYIVQSRPITTLYPIPEANDEENHVYVSVGHQQMMTDPMKPLGLSFFLLTTHAPMRKAGGRLFVDVTQMLASPDSREILLNTIGQHDPLTKDALMTIIDRDFIKLLPNDKKEQSPINSNKGMSPASFQAQIENYPTIVSDLIKRSQTSIEELKQNIQTKSGSDLFDFILEDIQELKKILFDPQSSAVFMAAINASSWINEKMNEWLGEKNAADTLSQSVPNNITSEMGLELLNVADVIRPYPEVIDYLQHVKDDNFLNELIKFDGGQETRDAIYAYLNKYGMRCTGEIDITKTRWSEKPTTLVPMILSNIKNFEPNASRRKFEQGRQEALNKELELLDRLKQLPDGEQKAKETKRMIDLIRNFIGYREYPKYGMVNRYFVYKQSLLKEAEQLVQAGVIHEKEDIYYLTFEELRDVVRTNKLDYQIISKRKDEYKLYEKLTPPRVITSDGETLSGEYKRENLPAEAIVGLPVSSGVIEGRARVILNMEDADLEDGDILVTSFTDPSWTPLFVSIKGLVTEVGGLMTHGAVIAREYGLPAVVGVENATKLIKDGQRIRVHGTEGYIEIL
- a CDS encoding flavodoxin family protein — protein: MNDVKVLCLLSSPRDNGNSSKLKEYIERHKYHSQLSVEYIELQKKNIQSCNSCYFCSQKGSCVISDDVEAIVEQMKKADVIIFAPVVYAFGTNTKMQAFLERAGYGYLRTQGRPLRDKFAIITAIGRRYGHESTATQIMENILLNEMIILGSGFLPLFHGTTFPGNIENDKEAIDAFEKSITRVVEYIQKQRGKIRDEYFVN